From the Palleronia sp. LCG004 genome, the window GCTCCAGAAGATCTCGTATTCGAGGCTGTGGGCATGCGCCGGGTCGACGAACATGCGGTGGTGACGGCCTTCGAGCTCCTCCATCGAATAGCCGACGGCATCGAGGAAATTGCGGTTGGCGTCCATGATCGTGCCGTCAGGCGCAAAGGTCACGATGCATTGCGACTTGTCGATCGCCGCGATCTGGCCTTCGAAATCGGCGTTCAGTTCCTTTTCCGATGTCACATCGATCGCATATTTTACGATCTTGATCGGCCGGCCCTGAAGGTCGAGGATGGGGTTGTAGGTCGCCCTGAGCCATACCGCCTTTCCGTCCTTCCGGACGCGTCGGTATTCGCCAGTTGCGTGAACCCCTTTCCGAAGGCTTTCCCAGAAAGCGAGATATGCCGTTCCCTCGGATTCGTGATCGGGGACGAACAAGCTGTGATGCCGACCGACGACCTCGCCCAGTTCGTAACCCGTGGCGGCGAGGAACTTGGAGTTGGCGTGGAGGATGGTGCCATCCATCGCCAGGTGGATGACGGCCTGCGATGTGTTGATGGCGGCGATCTGACCGGCATCGTCGGCTGCGGACATCATCCGCCCGGTGACGTCGCGGACCAGCAGCACGACCTCGTCGACCGAACCGTCGGTGCCTTGAACGGGATGGCAGGAGACCTCGGTCCAGAACAGGGTTCCGTCGCGCCTTGATTGCTGGATGTCCCCCTCGAACGGGTCGCCAGTGGCAAAGACCTTGTCGATCTCGTCCGTTCGCGACGGCACTGCATCCACGGGTTTAAAAATTCGGCGATTGCGGCCGACCAATTCGCGACCGGCATAATCGAACATCTCCAGGAACCGCTCGTTTACTCGCAGGATTTCTCCGTCGGGCGAGAAGGCGATCCGGCCAATTGTGCGTTCGACAATTTCAGCATCGGCAGCGGTGAAAAGCGTTTTGATTGATTTTTCAAGCATGATCATTTGTCGTTTGATATGCGGCAGGTGTAGAGCAGCCAGGGGTTAAAATGTTGTATAAGCTGGCTTTCGAACGAGCGGCTGTTCCCGCCCCTTGCCTCGAGTGATCGAAACGGCAGGATAGGCCCTGTGCCCCATCCGGCTGCAGACGCCGCCATGCTCGCAAACGCTTGCCGTGGACCACGATGCCCGCGCGGTTCACTGCCCGGCAGGGTGGGGCCGAGCGTCCAAGTTTGCCCGCCCCGACGTGACGCAGATCGAATGAATTTCGCTACGTGCGCCCGTCGATCGAGACCACGGCATCACCGACCCATCGTCCGTCCGGAAGGGCGTCAATCGTTGACGGTCCGGCTGTTGAAAGATCTGGCACACCATGCGGTAGCCTGGTGCGTCACTCCGCCACGGCCCTGCGCCAGATGCCGAGTGCGGCACCGAGGACGATGATCGAGGCCAGGGCGATCACGCCGACGAAGGCGTCATCGAAAGCGCCTCGCGCCAGCGTCGTCAGGTGCATGGCCGCGGTATCGCTCAGGGTTTCGGCAGCCATCAATGCCTCGTCGAGGCTGTCGGCGACCGTCGCGTCCAGCCCCGTCGGCACGGTCATGGCACGGGTATAGAGCGCGGTCATGACGCTGCCGAGTATGGCGATGCCCAGGGCAGCGCCGAGTTCGAACGACACTTCCTCGATCGAGGCGGCCATCCCGGCCTGATCCTCCGGGGCGGACAGCATGATGACGCTGGAGGCGGCCGTCATGGTGGCGCCGACGCCAAAGCCCATGACCGCGAGAACCGAAAGCCAAAGTGCGGTCGGCCCCTGATGGGTCAGCAGAAAGGCGATCAGGGCCAGTCCGGTCAGCGCCAGCGCCGAGCTCAGCACGCGTGTCGCACCGAGACGCGGCATCGCCAGACCCGCCATGGGCCCCGCCAGAAAGGACGCGGCCGGGATCGGCAGGATCATCAGCCCCGCCTCGAGCGGCGAGAGGCCGAGGACCAGCTGAAGGCGCTGGCTGAAGACGAGTTCGACACCGATCAGGGCTCCGGACGCGACGAGCCCCGCGACCACGCCCGACGTGAACCGCGCGTTGCGGAACAATGCGAAGTCGATGAGTGGATGGGCGCTCGCCCGCTGGCGGCGAACGAAGACCGCCATGGCGATGGCGCCGATGGCAAACGCGATGCCAGCGGCCAACGGGGAGGGGTCGCGCTTGGCGACCTCCTTGACCGCATAGACCAGCCCGACCAGTCCGACCATCACCTGAACGGAACCGATGAAATCGAAGGGATGCCCCTGATCGGGCTTCCGGTTGACCAGCACCGACGCACCCGCGAGCAGGGCACAGATCACGATCGGCACGTTGATGAGAAAGACCGAACCCCACCAGAACCATTCCAGCAAAAGGCCCCCCATGACCGGTCCAATGGCGGCGCCGCCCGACGCGACGGCGGCCCAGATCCCGATGGCGAAGGCGCGCTCCTTCTCGTCGGTGAAGGTCAGGCGGATGAGCGACAGGGTCGCCGGCATCATCATGGCCGCACCGACCGCCAGCAGGACCCGCGACGCGATGAGCGCCGCGGGCACCGGAGAGAACGCCGCGGCCGACGACGCCACGCCGAACACCGCGAGCCCCAGAAGGAACATATGCTTGTGACCGACCCTGTCCCCCAATCCGCCAAGACCCGGCAGCAGACCCGCCACGACGAGGGGATAGATATTGACGATCCAGAGCTTCTCGGTGGCCGTCGCCGCAAGGTCCTGGGTCAGCCTGGGCAAGGCGGTGTATAGAACCGTCATGTCGATGACGATCAGGAACAGGGCACTCGATACGATGGCAAGCACGAGCCAGCGGTTGCGGGGAAGCATCAGGATT encodes:
- a CDS encoding MFS transporter; this translates as MLPRNRWLVLAIVSSALFLIVIDMTVLYTALPRLTQDLAATATEKLWIVNIYPLVVAGLLPGLGGLGDRVGHKHMFLLGLAVFGVASSAAAFSPVPAALIASRVLLAVGAAMMMPATLSLIRLTFTDEKERAFAIGIWAAVASGGAAIGPVMGGLLLEWFWWGSVFLINVPIVICALLAGASVLVNRKPDQGHPFDFIGSVQVMVGLVGLVYAVKEVAKRDPSPLAAGIAFAIGAIAMAVFVRRQRASAHPLIDFALFRNARFTSGVVAGLVASGALIGVELVFSQRLQLVLGLSPLEAGLMILPIPAASFLAGPMAGLAMPRLGATRVLSSALALTGLALIAFLLTHQGPTALWLSVLAVMGFGVGATMTAASSVIMLSAPEDQAGMAASIEEVSFELGAALGIAILGSVMTALYTRAMTVPTGLDATVADSLDEALMAAETLSDTAAMHLTTLARGAFDDAFVGVIALASIIVLGAALGIWRRAVAE